In one Vibrio sp. YMD68 genomic region, the following are encoded:
- a CDS encoding IS3 family transposase (programmed frameshift) — MTKRTRRLFSAEFKLEAAQLVLDQNYSVHEAAQAMNVGKSTMDKWVRQLRGERQGKTPKASPMTPEQIEIRELKKKLARLEEHNEIPKKSHSSVDVGLTEQFLIIKKLKQSYSVKTLCEVFNVHRSSFNYWLKRPTVINVEIVKLRSLVSEAHTASNGSAGARTIADIVTTQGVKLSRYRATKLMRTLGLVSCQEPKHRYRKASQEHIEVPNHLGRQFAVTAPNEVWVGDVTYIWTGNRWMYLAVVIDLFARRVIGWSMSLSPDSRLTGKALSMAYESRGKPKGVMFHSDQGSHYTSRKYRQLLWRFQIKQSLSRRGNCWDNAPMERFFRSLKTEWVPTVGYRSFFEAQQEITRYIIGYYCQLRPHQYNGGLTPNESERLYWESSKTVANFS; from the exons ATGACAAAACGTACAAGACGACTATTTAGCGCAGAATTTAAGTTAGAAGCAGCGCAGTTAGTCCTAGATCAAAATTACTCAGTGCATGAAGCAGCCCAAGCCATGAATGTGGGTAAATCCACGATGGATAAATGGGTTCGCCAACTTAGAGGAGAGCGCCAAGGGAAAACACCGAAAGCCTCTCCTATGACCCCTGAGCAAATAGAAATTCGGGAATTGAAAAAGAAGTTGGCTCGCCTTGAAGAGCATAATGAAATAC CTAAAAAAAGCCACAGCTCTGTTGATGTCGGACTCACTGAACAATTCTTGATCATCAAGAAACTCAAGCAGAGCTACAGCGTAAAAACATTATGCGAAGTCTTCAATGTTCATCGAAGCAGTTTTAACTATTGGCTTAAACGCCCAACGGTAATTAATGTTGAAATAGTAAAACTTCGCAGCTTGGTTAGTGAGGCGCACACTGCAAGCAATGGCTCTGCGGGAGCAAGAACCATTGCAGATATAGTTACAACCCAGGGCGTAAAGCTGAGTCGTTACCGAGCGACAAAACTGATGAGAACTCTTGGTTTAGTGAGTTGCCAAGAGCCAAAGCATCGTTACAGAAAGGCTTCACAAGAGCATATTGAAGTTCCAAATCACTTAGGTCGTCAGTTTGCTGTTACCGCCCCAAATGAAGTCTGGGTTGGCGATGTTACGTATATTTGGACGGGTAATCGGTGGATGTATTTAGCGGTCGTTATCGATCTTTTTGCTCGTAGAGTGATTGGTTGGTCGATGTCTTTATCACCTGATAGTCGGTTAACAGGCAAAGCTTTGTCGATGGCTTATGAGTCTCGCGGCAAGCCAAAAGGTGTCATGTTCCATAGCGATCAAGGTAGTCACTATACAAGTCGTAAATACCGCCAATTACTGTGGCGCTTTCAAATAAAACAGAGTTTATCTCGCCGAGGAAACTGCTGGGATAATGCGCCAATGGAGCGCTTCTTTAGAAGCCTGAAAACGGAATGGGTGCCAACAGTGGGTTATCGTAGCTTTTTTGAGGCTCAACAAGAGATCACTCGCTACATTATCGGATATTACTGCCAACTCAGGCCACATCAGTATAACGGTGGTCTGACTCCCAATGAATCAGAACGATTATATTGGGAAAGCTCTAAAACCGTGGCCAATTTTAGTTGA